A region of Selenomonadales bacterium 4137-cl DNA encodes the following proteins:
- a CDS encoding GH25 family lysozyme, with amino-acid sequence MKGIDVSYHNGDIDWQAVVAAGCQFVIIRLGYGIRHLDHKFADNVNGALSAGLKIGVYYYSYALNVEDAKAEAQFVQEVLQEYGVNPELGIWYDMEDADGYKERNGMPDNQTITDMCSAFICALNEAGYSHVGIYASYSWLTSKIDTSQLADYVPYWNAQWGNSNDFPAAKMWQFTDCLDIGGQTFDGNEYYG; translated from the coding sequence GTGAAAGGTATTGATGTAAGCTATCATAATGGTGATATAGACTGGCAAGCAGTTGTCGCTGCCGGATGCCAATTTGTTATAATCCGGCTCGGCTATGGGATTCGTCACCTTGACCACAAATTTGCGGATAACGTAAATGGGGCTCTGTCGGCCGGGCTTAAAATTGGTGTGTATTACTACAGCTACGCGCTTAATGTTGAAGATGCCAAAGCTGAGGCGCAGTTCGTGCAGGAAGTTTTACAAGAATATGGGGTAAATCCGGAGCTTGGTATTTGGTATGACATGGAGGACGCTGACGGTTATAAGGAACGCAATGGTATGCCAGACAATCAAACCATTACGGATATGTGCTCCGCCTTTATCTGTGCGCTTAATGAAGCAGGTTATTCGCATGTTGGCATTTATGCTTCCTATTCGTGGCTGACAAGCAAAATTGACACTTCCCAGTTAGCCGATTATGTTCCGTATTGGAATGCACAATGGGGGAACAGTAACGATTTTCCGGCCGCAAAAATGTGGCAGTTTACGGATTGCTTAGATATAGGTGGCCAGACTTTTGACGGTAATGAGTATTATGGATAA
- a CDS encoding phage tail protein, whose product MQQFVNIQSTETLTNSRQEILNNDFTIMSCNSGTSFPTTNLQVGMLCFRTDLNQIFELKDLTPTWVLIADLTKTYTNKEYVDAQAAARLALSGGTMTGNMYFDVTGAEKDIIFSVSGANKWGIYGNNGGIGLYDWLNNRNVLQYNPVNNSLNTVSALQVSGNTVWHAGNMGTGSGLNADTLQGLNPTNFLTAGVPIGGIIPWTTSASIPTGYLECNGQALSRTVYSELFAVIGTNYGAGDGSTTFNLPDLRGEFLRGFDNNRGIDAGRAMGSWQADLFKSHNHIMPWGETKNVTTPPWGWAAGYDGDNQRGSGSTDANNSWYYTSSTGGAETRPRNVALMFIIKVKNVVGSDPAVLNGNANYLGGVAADGYALANHTHPTGVVTILTGTIAHGGTIPLPTGYTQAQCAWIVSPYNFNTAAFDVNEGGTWPGFTFQCYADPTTRVVTATHGFNVQSAQACTAYYMIIGVK is encoded by the coding sequence ATGCAGCAATTTGTGAATATCCAGAGTACGGAAACGCTGACCAACAGCCGCCAGGAAATACTGAATAATGATTTCACAATCATGTCCTGCAATTCCGGCACTTCTTTCCCGACCACGAATCTTCAGGTCGGGATGCTTTGTTTTCGGACCGATTTAAACCAGATATTTGAGTTGAAAGATTTAACACCGACCTGGGTCTTAATTGCCGACCTGACTAAAACCTATACCAATAAGGAATATGTTGACGCCCAGGCTGCTGCCCGCCTTGCTCTGAGTGGCGGCACGATGACTGGGAATATGTATTTTGATGTCACGGGTGCCGAAAAAGACATTATCTTTAGCGTAAGCGGCGCAAATAAGTGGGGCATTTACGGGAACAACGGCGGTATCGGTCTGTATGACTGGCTTAACAACCGGAACGTTCTGCAATATAACCCCGTAAACAATAGTTTAAACACTGTCTCTGCGCTCCAGGTTTCCGGAAATACCGTTTGGCACGCCGGTAACATGGGGACAGGAAGTGGTCTAAACGCCGACACTTTACAGGGATTAAATCCGACAAACTTTCTTACCGCAGGCGTTCCTATCGGCGGTATTATTCCATGGACCACAAGCGCTTCAATTCCTACTGGCTATTTGGAATGCAACGGGCAGGCGTTAAGCCGCACCGTTTATTCGGAATTGTTCGCGGTGATCGGCACGAATTACGGGGCCGGCGACGGTTCGACTACCTTTAACCTACCCGACCTGCGGGGCGAGTTTTTAAGAGGTTTTGATAACAATCGAGGCATTGACGCAGGGCGTGCTATGGGAAGCTGGCAGGCCGACCTGTTCAAGAGCCATAACCACATTATGCCGTGGGGTGAAACGAAAAACGTAACTACCCCTCCCTGGGGTTGGGCCGCTGGTTATGACGGAGACAATCAAAGGGGCTCCGGCAGTACGGATGCGAATAACTCCTGGTATTATACGTCTTCCACCGGCGGCGCGGAGACCCGCCCCCGCAACGTCGCCCTGATGTTCATCATCAAGGTGAAAAATGTGGTTGGGTCCGATCCAGCCGTGCTGAACGGCAACGCCAACTATTTAGGCGGCGTTGCCGCTGACGGATACGCGCTGGCCAATCACACCCACCCGACGGGCGTGGTGACGATTCTTACCGGCACCATCGCCCACGGCGGCACGATTCCGCTGCCCACCGGCTACACCCAGGCGCAATGCGCCTGGATTGTTTCGCCCTATAACTTCAATACGGCGGCATTTGACGTAAACGAAGGCGGTACTTGGCCGGGTTTCACCTTTCAGTGCTACGCCGACCCGACAACGAGGGTCGTGACGGCGACGCACGGCTTCAACGTACAGAGCGCGCAGGCTTGCACCGCCTACTACATGATTATTGGGGTGAAATAA
- a CDS encoding SHOCT domain-containing protein yields the protein MLVPEKAAVDYLISRYLLKQLLAKGLITHEEFERIDAENKKSFAR from the coding sequence ATGTTAGTACCTGAAAAAGCAGCCGTGGATTACTTGATTAGCCGCTATCTGCTAAAACAACTCTTGGCTAAAGGGTTGATTACCCATGAGGAGTTTGAGCGGATTGATGCGGAGAACAAGAAAAGTTTTGCCCGGTAA
- a CDS encoding 4Fe-4S cluster-binding domain-containing protein — MISAPKYSFKEGLFFAPSYRKYTFLVTDDCNLECQYCYEKYKAPNSMSWEVARKFVDQIFAKDIHTHPFPETTFDFCGGETLLKADLIDQCITYIKEKIAEGGGEQNFKPIRYKLVTNGTLFGDAKVRKLFENHRIECGVSIDGLPAPHNKLRCNSYDRIAPQVEWWKSTQNGRATAMVTVSSENVSDLAKGIRHLVEDLGIYNLSLSIVFDDDNWQQDQYAESFFAQLIEIANLMLQPEYFSKVWCNAFDIGSFMPVHDRYPACPSTKTGLSVDYTGKLYVCFRFKNPEMRRDFSVGDVDSWIDESKMAVFQNCTTGNIQGFEECATCDIGSGCKRCPALNAEKNGGLYCGTINLCKVHHARFFATKYLMEKRAAIWRQAYK; from the coding sequence ATGATAAGTGCTCCAAAATATTCATTCAAGGAGGGGCTGTTCTTTGCCCCTTCCTACAGAAAATATACCTTCCTGGTGACGGACGACTGTAACCTAGAGTGTCAATATTGCTATGAAAAATATAAAGCCCCTAATAGCATGTCCTGGGAAGTGGCCAGGAAATTTGTCGACCAAATCTTTGCAAAAGATATTCATACCCATCCTTTTCCCGAGACGACTTTTGACTTTTGCGGCGGCGAAACCTTGCTGAAAGCGGACTTAATCGATCAATGCATTACTTATATCAAAGAAAAAATTGCCGAGGGCGGAGGCGAACAAAACTTCAAACCGATCCGCTACAAGCTGGTAACGAACGGCACCTTGTTTGGCGATGCTAAAGTGAGGAAGCTATTTGAAAACCATCGAATCGAATGCGGCGTTTCTATCGACGGCCTGCCCGCACCCCATAACAAACTGCGCTGCAATTCTTACGACAGGATCGCCCCGCAGGTCGAATGGTGGAAATCGACGCAAAACGGCCGGGCCACGGCGATGGTTACCGTATCGAGCGAAAATGTGAGCGATTTGGCAAAAGGCATCCGGCATTTAGTCGAGGATTTGGGGATTTATAATCTATCGCTATCCATTGTCTTTGACGACGATAACTGGCAGCAGGACCAATATGCCGAGAGCTTTTTCGCTCAGCTCATTGAAATCGCCAACCTTATGCTGCAGCCCGAGTACTTTTCCAAGGTATGGTGCAATGCCTTTGATATTGGTTCGTTCATGCCGGTGCATGACCGCTACCCTGCTTGCCCGTCCACAAAGACAGGACTTTCGGTGGACTATACCGGCAAGCTGTACGTTTGCTTCCGGTTCAAAAATCCCGAAATGCGCCGGGACTTCAGTGTCGGCGACGTGGATAGCTGGATTGATGAAAGCAAGATGGCGGTATTTCAAAACTGTACGACCGGCAACATACAAGGTTTTGAGGAGTGTGCTACGTGCGATATAGGCAGCGGCTGCAAGCGGTGTCCCGCCTTGAACGCTGAAAAGAACGGTGGTTTATACTGCGGAACCATTAACCTTTGTAAAGTACACCATGCCCGTTTCTTTGCGACGAAATACCTGATGGAAAAGAGGGCGGCCATATGGCGGCAAGCATACAAATAA
- a CDS encoding PD-(D/E)XK nuclease family protein, with product MRDMGLAGYEQPNLLSFDELVDEILHLAGVRRWFMDRMTQELLVNTVLAEVKSSVGLPYFNSIAEFPGYVSAVTSLLAEIKRTGASPDEFAAAAAAREWAAKDQEVHAIYCAYQNSLAKLGLTDLEEKYFLAIQALDAGQATLPYRRLFISEFYILTPLQVELVRRLNRTVTLEIGMIYEKNRPELFAAVEPTYSELVGMGFTPYFPAVSRTSAAGLDHARRFLFTADSASVAADGAVEFVSSPSREKEMAVIAAKIKSLLLTGVYRPEQVAVVVRDIGIYKDFRNICGEFGIPVSLPREEQLKDQPLVRMLANACAARMTNGARHAVINLMKSPFCPELAGFDADDLEQQALDHVVRTWDDWFSLFEQRPGGAENSARRASFDRLRNLVGRLPKQGTCRRLADAFKEFVVAIAVSQRLGEARRLGLLTQERLKAGLLTLQIIYDTLDEMEQGFAMVGEEEKKLTLSEFLAYFHKALAGKTMILESYNASGVQVVSPSGVRGTTFGAVFVLGLTEGEFPLRDRDNWLYNEGDRALFGSLGLDLMNAVRRRAEEDLYFAVAIALADDFLVLSGYEDAETMLSPYMEEIARLFIAGSVTWRKYGPGELFSTEYDALYSDRELAGRALLDFFTSDDCRKEATTAAIYVLANILDSDFERRAAGEQQRAWNFGAYGGILQAPATVAACRMITEFSISALEDYARCPFLYFAKRILRLDDWEEKTEEAGHDLVGTVYHEVLSVFLRAHKGEILRPDRIEDYLAQLQAELEAVMGQLTRAKIIIPGKLWDFQRQHITRVLRRWLEFEIKEQNGDGLAFTPAFLEWGFGLPVKEGMDEASVTPPLVLAMDNCEVKIVGKVDRIDKAGDYLTVVDYKRKSCPSFRDLAEGRDLQVALYILAAERLLCTEGDMVAGGGYYSIEGTRKEGGMWRAKLAEGIRHRAAKRAGNLTEQEWQALQAEVCRKIFGYVKGIRAGKFPAAPSGDCPPYCVARTICRFQRRNGNHQEGGEGDA from the coding sequence ATGCGGGACATGGGATTGGCTGGCTACGAGCAACCAAATCTATTATCATTTGATGAACTTGTGGACGAAATCCTGCACCTGGCAGGGGTGCGGCGGTGGTTTATGGACCGGATGACCCAGGAACTGTTGGTGAACACGGTGCTGGCCGAGGTTAAAAGCAGTGTGGGTTTGCCGTATTTCAACTCTATCGCCGAATTTCCCGGTTATGTGAGCGCGGTGACCAGCTTGCTGGCTGAGATCAAACGGACAGGCGCATCGCCGGATGAGTTTGCCGCTGCGGCTGCAGCACGGGAATGGGCGGCTAAAGACCAAGAGGTCCATGCCATTTACTGTGCCTATCAGAATAGCCTAGCTAAGCTTGGTCTGACCGACCTTGAGGAAAAGTACTTTCTGGCAATTCAGGCGTTGGACGCGGGCCAAGCTACACTACCATACCGTCGACTTTTCATTAGTGAATTTTATATCCTGACGCCGTTGCAGGTGGAGTTGGTAAGACGGCTGAATAGGACGGTCACTTTAGAGATTGGTATGATCTATGAAAAAAACCGCCCCGAGCTGTTCGCAGCGGTGGAGCCCACCTATTCCGAACTTGTGGGTATGGGTTTTACACCTTACTTTCCTGCCGTCAGCCGGACATCGGCGGCTGGTCTAGATCACGCTAGGCGCTTTCTGTTTACGGCTGATTCGGCATCTGTCGCGGCCGACGGAGCGGTGGAATTTGTTAGCAGCCCCAGCCGCGAAAAGGAAATGGCGGTGATAGCCGCAAAAATCAAAAGTCTACTGCTTACTGGTGTTTACCGCCCGGAGCAGGTGGCGGTGGTCGTTCGGGATATCGGAATATACAAAGATTTCCGCAATATTTGCGGCGAATTCGGTATCCCAGTCAGTCTTCCCCGGGAGGAGCAGCTCAAGGACCAGCCGCTTGTCAGAATGTTGGCTAATGCATGCGCCGCCCGAATGACGAACGGGGCGCGCCATGCGGTCATCAACCTAATGAAGTCGCCTTTCTGTCCGGAACTCGCCGGCTTTGACGCTGACGACCTGGAGCAGCAGGCTCTCGACCATGTTGTTCGGACATGGGATGATTGGTTTAGCCTGTTCGAGCAGCGGCCGGGCGGGGCGGAAAACTCCGCCCGCCGGGCCAGTTTTGACAGGTTGCGTAATTTGGTGGGCAGGCTGCCGAAACAGGGCACCTGCCGCCGGCTGGCGGATGCTTTCAAGGAGTTTGTCGTTGCAATCGCTGTGTCCCAAAGGTTGGGAGAGGCTCGCCGCCTGGGTCTACTGACACAAGAGAGGCTGAAGGCGGGATTGCTGACGCTGCAAATTATCTACGACACGCTGGATGAGATGGAACAGGGATTCGCCATGGTGGGAGAAGAGGAGAAAAAGCTGACACTGTCGGAGTTTCTTGCTTATTTTCACAAGGCATTGGCCGGAAAAACGATGATTCTGGAAAGCTATAACGCTTCCGGCGTACAGGTGGTGAGCCCGTCCGGAGTTAGGGGGACAACCTTCGGGGCGGTGTTTGTCCTCGGGTTGACCGAGGGCGAATTTCCGCTACGAGACCGGGATAATTGGCTGTATAATGAGGGCGATCGCGCTCTTTTCGGAAGCCTCGGGTTGGATTTGATGAACGCCGTTCGCCGCCGGGCGGAAGAAGACTTATACTTCGCAGTAGCGATAGCGCTAGCAGACGACTTTTTGGTGCTGAGCGGTTATGAGGACGCCGAAACAATGCTTTCGCCTTATATGGAAGAGATCGCCCGCCTGTTTATCGCCGGTAGTGTTACTTGGCGAAAATACGGGCCAGGTGAACTGTTTTCTACCGAGTATGACGCGCTTTATTCCGACAGGGAACTGGCCGGCAGGGCTCTCCTGGACTTTTTTACATCGGATGACTGCCGCAAGGAGGCAACCACCGCCGCCATTTATGTACTGGCCAATATTTTGGACAGCGACTTTGAACGGCGGGCGGCGGGTGAACAACAGCGAGCTTGGAATTTTGGCGCCTACGGGGGGATACTGCAGGCACCGGCGACGGTTGCCGCCTGCCGGATGATAACGGAATTCAGCATTTCGGCGCTTGAGGATTACGCCCGTTGCCCCTTCCTATATTTCGCCAAGCGGATTCTGCGTTTGGACGACTGGGAGGAAAAAACCGAAGAAGCCGGTCATGATCTTGTCGGCACGGTTTACCATGAAGTGCTGAGCGTTTTTCTCCGCGCCCACAAGGGCGAGATTCTGCGACCGGACCGGATTGAAGACTATTTGGCCCAACTGCAGGCTGAATTGGAAGCCGTGATGGGGCAACTGACCAGAGCCAAAATCATCATCCCAGGCAAGCTATGGGATTTCCAGCGCCAGCACATCACCCGGGTCTTGCGCCGTTGGCTGGAATTCGAGATCAAGGAACAGAACGGTGACGGCCTTGCCTTTACGCCGGCCTTTCTCGAATGGGGCTTCGGCCTTCCGGTCAAGGAGGGGATGGACGAGGCGTCGGTTACGCCGCCGCTCGTTCTTGCGATGGATAACTGCGAGGTGAAGATTGTCGGTAAAGTAGATCGTATAGACAAAGCGGGAGACTATTTGACGGTGGTGGACTATAAACGTAAATCTTGCCCTTCGTTTCGTGACTTGGCCGAGGGGCGGGATCTTCAGGTGGCCTTATACATCCTGGCGGCGGAGCGATTGTTATGTACCGAAGGCGACATGGTGGCTGGAGGAGGATATTATTCGATTGAAGGAACCAGAAAGGAAGGGGGTATGTGGCGGGCCAAACTGGCGGAGGGCATCCGGCACCGGGCCGCCAAACGAGCCGGCAACCTGACGGAGCAGGAGTGGCAGGCCCTGCAGGCGGAGGTGTGCCGTAAGATATTCGGTTATGTGAAAGGTATTCGGGCCGGAAAATTTCCTGCGGCACCGTCAGGTGATTGCCCGCCTTACTGCGTAGCTCGCACCATTTGCCGTTTCCAGCGGCGAAACGGCAACCACCAGGAGGGGGGTGAGGGCGATGCTTGA
- a CDS encoding recombinase family protein yields MSKVVSVIPAKPLQVIRGLPVESKKRVCAYCRVSTDTDEQLSSYEAQVTYYEEYIKKRPDWEFAGIYADEGITGTNTKNRTEFNRMIDDCLTGRIDLIVTKSISRFARNTLDCLKYVRMLKDKGVAIFFEKENIDTMDSKGEVLLTILSSLAQDESRSISENSRWGIVRRFQQGKVRVNHKKFIGYDKDENGELVINKQEAAIVRRIFAEYLAGKGCKAIGKGLERDGVLTATGKKVWHESVIKKMLQNEKYAGDALLQKTITVDFLTHKRVINKGYVPQYFVENNHPAIIAKETFKAVQTEMERRSELMGGNKGRSRYTNKYPFSGKIFCNECGAAFRRKSWGTGKYKKYVWICRTRDEQGPKGCSIQAVDEEKLQEAFVRVVNQLISDRDTFIARMTENIEKVFNEQASKVDVVAVDRRLEELRTEMAALVKLNLTTGIDDEIYGEEYRRIAGEIEVLRSRRAGIMQAEMMRQEMRGRLREIAMVLRDMDGVREFDEELFGMLVERVRVINLVQVEFVLRSGVGVVEIL; encoded by the coding sequence ATGAGCAAAGTCGTTTCCGTTATTCCGGCGAAACCGCTGCAAGTTATAAGAGGGCTGCCGGTGGAATCCAAAAAGCGTGTATGCGCTTATTGCCGGGTCAGCACCGATACGGACGAGCAGCTCAGCAGCTATGAGGCGCAGGTCACCTATTACGAAGAATACATCAAAAAGCGTCCGGACTGGGAATTCGCCGGCATCTATGCCGACGAGGGCATTACCGGCACCAACACCAAAAACCGCACGGAATTCAACCGGATGATCGACGACTGCCTGACGGGAAGGATAGACCTGATAGTTACCAAATCCATTTCCCGTTTTGCCAGGAATACACTGGACTGCCTAAAATACGTTCGAATGCTTAAAGATAAGGGCGTGGCGATATTTTTCGAAAAGGAAAACATCGATACGATGGACTCCAAAGGCGAAGTCTTGCTTACCATTTTGAGCTCACTGGCGCAGGACGAGTCCCGCTCGATCAGCGAAAACAGCCGGTGGGGGATTGTCCGGCGTTTCCAGCAGGGCAAGGTCCGCGTAAACCATAAGAAGTTCATTGGCTACGACAAGGATGAAAACGGCGAACTCGTTATCAACAAACAGGAAGCCGCTATTGTCCGGCGGATTTTCGCAGAATATCTTGCGGGCAAGGGCTGCAAGGCAATCGGCAAGGGCCTGGAGCGTGACGGCGTTCTTACCGCGACCGGCAAAAAGGTTTGGCATGAGTCGGTCATCAAGAAGATGCTGCAAAACGAGAAATATGCCGGTGATGCTCTCCTTCAAAAGACGATTACCGTGGATTTCCTGACCCATAAGCGCGTTATCAATAAAGGGTATGTCCCACAGTATTTTGTAGAGAATAACCACCCTGCTATCATAGCTAAAGAAACCTTTAAAGCGGTGCAGACGGAGATGGAGCGCCGAAGTGAGCTTATGGGGGGAAACAAAGGCCGCAGCCGGTATACGAACAAGTACCCTTTTTCCGGGAAGATATTCTGCAATGAATGCGGCGCGGCGTTCAGGAGAAAAAGCTGGGGCACGGGGAAGTATAAAAAATATGTCTGGATTTGCCGAACTCGCGATGAACAAGGGCCGAAAGGCTGCAGCATACAGGCGGTGGATGAGGAAAAGCTGCAGGAAGCGTTTGTGCGGGTTGTGAATCAACTTATATCGGACAGGGATACTTTTATTGCCCGCATGACCGAGAATATCGAGAAGGTTTTTAATGAGCAAGCCAGCAAAGTTGATGTAGTGGCTGTTGACAGGCGGCTTGAGGAGCTACGGACAGAGATGGCAGCACTTGTCAAGTTGAATTTGACTACCGGGATTGATGATGAGATTTATGGCGAGGAATACAGGCGGATAGCCGGCGAGATAGAGGTTTTGCGCAGCAGAAGGGCGGGGATTATGCAGGCGGAAATGATGCGTCAGGAAATGCGCGGTCGGTTACGCGAGATAGCTATGGTTCTGCGGGATATGGACGGTGTTCGGGAATTTGACGAGGAGCTGTTCGGGATGCTGGTTGAGCGGGTAAGGGTAATAAATTTGGTACAGGTTGAGTTTGTATTGCGGTCGGGGGTTGGGGTAGTAGAAATACTTTAA
- a CDS encoding recombinase family protein, translating to MKRILTISPKAQAEIKNAPQQAKLKVCAYCRVSSASNEQMASYEAQVEYYKKYIQQNPAWEFVGIYADSGVSGTRTTGRTQFNRMIKDAEGDKIELIVTKSISRFARNTLDCLEVVRFLKTLGVAVYFERENINTLSAESELLLSVLSSIAQEESRGISDNLRWAYRKKFRQGKVTVATSRLLGYDTDDKGQLMINQREAEVVKRIFCEYIAGKGIRTIVMGLEADNITTVTGLARWPESTIRNILTNEKYCGDAVLQKTYVADYLTHKKKKNRGELPMYRVSGNHRPIISKDDFDLVQRLMSQRAAEYGNLPGDRSKYARHYAFSGKLVCGRCGASFKRRTWNSKEPSKQIVWQCSTYIKKGKAACSIKAVDDITLKAVFMRVFNKLYINKESVLKQFMVNIEKTLCYGRNHEQVNNVEFETDKITGKIKELIRKQIKGIVEPSEFQAEYGKLKARLEVLRNQKSGFVQDEGRLEEVKARTRKIAAFLEEQASVLTEFDEDIFCALVERVKVLSPTHLVFELKNGLAVEQKFIKRKGIHGLQ from the coding sequence TTGAAGAGGATTTTGACCATTTCGCCCAAGGCGCAGGCAGAGATAAAAAATGCACCGCAACAGGCGAAGCTAAAGGTATGTGCATACTGCAGAGTGAGTTCAGCGTCCAACGAACAAATGGCCTCCTATGAGGCACAGGTTGAGTATTACAAAAAGTACATCCAGCAAAATCCGGCGTGGGAGTTTGTAGGTATCTACGCCGACAGCGGAGTTTCCGGAACGCGCACAACAGGGCGTACGCAATTCAACCGGATGATTAAAGACGCCGAAGGCGATAAGATCGAGCTAATCGTCACCAAGTCCATTTCCCGCTTTGCGCGCAACACGCTGGATTGTCTGGAGGTTGTACGGTTTCTGAAAACCCTGGGCGTGGCCGTGTATTTCGAGCGGGAAAACATCAACACTTTAAGCGCCGAGAGTGAACTGTTGCTTAGCGTCTTGTCTTCAATCGCCCAGGAGGAAAGCCGCGGCATCTCCGACAACCTCCGCTGGGCCTATCGGAAAAAATTCCGGCAGGGGAAGGTGACTGTGGCCACAAGCAGGCTTCTCGGCTATGACACGGATGACAAAGGCCAATTGATGATTAACCAGCGGGAAGCTGAAGTTGTCAAACGAATATTCTGCGAGTATATTGCAGGCAAGGGCATTAGAACTATCGTTATGGGGCTGGAGGCAGATAACATAACGACTGTAACCGGTCTTGCCCGCTGGCCGGAAAGCACCATCCGCAATATTTTGACAAACGAAAAATATTGTGGCGACGCCGTCCTGCAAAAAACCTATGTCGCCGATTACCTAACGCACAAGAAGAAAAAGAACAGGGGAGAATTGCCGATGTATCGGGTCAGCGGCAATCATCGGCCGATTATCTCGAAAGATGATTTTGACTTAGTGCAACGGCTGATGTCTCAGAGGGCGGCGGAGTATGGCAATCTGCCGGGAGACCGGAGTAAGTATGCCAGGCATTACGCGTTTAGCGGCAAGCTGGTTTGCGGTCGGTGCGGGGCATCCTTCAAGCGCCGGACCTGGAACAGCAAGGAGCCCAGTAAGCAAATTGTCTGGCAATGTAGTACTTATATCAAAAAAGGGAAGGCTGCCTGCTCTATAAAAGCTGTCGATGACATTACGCTCAAGGCGGTATTTATGCGGGTGTTCAATAAATTGTATATAAACAAGGAGTCGGTACTTAAGCAATTCATGGTGAATATTGAAAAGACACTTTGCTATGGCAGAAACCACGAACAGGTGAACAACGTCGAGTTTGAGACAGACAAGATAACCGGGAAAATCAAAGAACTGATCCGAAAGCAAATTAAGGGAATCGTTGAACCGTCAGAGTTTCAGGCGGAATATGGAAAGCTTAAAGCACGGCTGGAGGTACTGCGTAACCAGAAAAGCGGTTTCGTCCAGGATGAAGGCAGGCTGGAAGAGGTTAAAGCCAGGACACGGAAAATAGCCGCTTTTTTGGAAGAACAGGCAAGTGTCCTGACTGAGTTTGATGAAGATATTTTTTGTGCGTTGGTGGAGCGTGTAAAAGTGCTCTCGCCGACGCACTTGGTTTTTGAACTGAAAAATGGGCTGGCTGTGGAGCAGAAGTTCATAAAAAGGAAAGGCATTCACGGGTTGCAGTAA